One segment of Anopheles stephensi strain Indian chromosome 3, UCI_ANSTEP_V1.0, whole genome shotgun sequence DNA contains the following:
- the LOC118513239 gene encoding replication factor C subunit 2: MPEEVSSTSSTTGASKEAEGKKKNLPWIEKYRPQRFEEIVGNEETVARLGIFASQGNAPNIIIAGPPGVGKTTTILCLARILLGANFREAVLELNASNERGIDVVRSKIKMFAQQKVTLPRGRHKIVILDEADSMTEGAQQALRRTMEIYSNTTRFALACNTSEKIIEPIQSRCAMLRFSKLSDAQVLAKVVEVCQREILSYDEDGLEAIVFTAQGDMRQALNNLQSTANGFGHISGANVFKVCDEPHPLLVQDMLQHCIKGDIHKAYKIMNKLWRLGYAAEDIIGNVFRVCRRMDMNEKLKLYFIREIGETHMKIVDGLNSLLQMSGLLARMCEASYEHS; encoded by the exons ATGCCGGAAGAGGTATCGTCCACATCCTCCACGACCGGTGCTTCGAAGGAAGCTGAgggtaaaaagaaaaaccttccATG GATTGAGAAATACCGGCCGCAGCGTTTTGAGGAAATCGTCGGCAATGAGGAAACAGTCGCTCGGTTGGGAATATTCGCCTCTCAGGGCAATGCTCCAAACATCATAATTGCG GGTCCTCCGGGAGTGGGTAAGACGACGACCATTCTATGTTTGGCCCGAATCCTTCTCGGTGCTAACTTCCGCGAAGCCGTCCTAGAGCTGAACGCGTCCAACGAGCGTGGTATTGATGTGGTTCGCAGCAAGATCAAAATGTTCGCCCAACAGAAGGTGACACTGCCCCGTGGGCGTCATAAGATCGTGATTCTGGATGAAGCGGACAGCATGACGGAGGGTGCACAGCAGGCACTGCGGCGCACGATGGAAATCTACAGCAACACAACACGCTTTGCGTTGGCTTGCAATACGAGCGAAAAGATTATCGAACCGATACAATCCCGCTGCGCCATGCTGCGATTCTCGAAGCTATCGGATGCCCAGGTCCTGGCGAAGGTGGTAGAGGTCTGCCAGCGCGAGATTCTCAGCTACGATGAGGACGGGCTGGAGGCGATCGTTTTTACCGCGCAAGGTGATATGCGGCAGGCGCTGAACAATCTCCAGTCAACGGCCAACGGGTTCGGGCATATAAGTGGTGCGAACGTGTTCAAGGTGTGCGACGAACCGCATCCGCTGCTCGTGCAGGATATGCTGCAGCACTGCATCAAGGGAGACATCCACAAGGCGTACAAGATCATGAACAAGTTGTGGCGACTCGGGTACGCAGCGGAGGACATTATTGGGAACGTGTTTCGCGTTTGCCGGCGGATGGACATGAACGAGAAGCTAAAGCTGTACTTCATTCGGGAGATTGGCGAAACGCACATGAAGATAGTAGACGGGTTGAACTCGCTGCTGCAGATGTCCGGTTTGCTGGCACGCATGTGTGAAGCTTCTTACGAGCATTCCTAG
- the LOC118513241 gene encoding EKC/KEOPS complex subunit TP53RK, with translation MAEISERKDEIELLKQGAEGKLYVGTYKDKRCLIKERFEKKYRHPALDRQLTRQRIKAEQKAFQRCATAGLQTPALYGVDLEGRKIYMEYLDKSRTAKDFIDELTAAPTTNATDSPQLKKLAEKIGHVVGVLHRNNLVHGDLTTSNMLLDPVQESDAEDPVFPYRLVTIDFGLSHFSDNNENKGVDLYVLERAILSAHSQLPDLFGMILEAYRVHNTNNCKETIAKYEEVRARGRKRTMVG, from the coding sequence ATGGCCGAAATCAGTGAGCGAAAGGACGAAATCGAGCTGTTGAAGCAAGGAGCTGAAGGTAAACTGTACGTCGGCACCTACAAAGATAAACGATGTTTGATAAAGGAACGGTTCGAAAAGAAGTACCGACATCCGGCGCTCGATCGTCAATTGACCCGGCAACGCATCAAGGCAGAACAGAAGGCGTTCCAGCGGTGTGCCACAGCCGGTCTGCAAACACCGGCACTTTACGGTGTCGATCTAGAGGGACGCAAAATCTACATGGAGTATCTCGATAAGAGCAGAACGGCAAAGGATTTCATCGATGAGCTAACGGCGGCACCGACGACGAATGCAACGGATTCACCACAGCTCAAGAAGCTGGCCGAAAAGATTGGCCATGTGGTTGGTGTACTGCATCGAAACAATCTGGTGCACGGTGATCTGACCACCTCGAACATGTTGCTGGACCCGGTGCAGGAGAGCGATGCGGAAGATCCCGTGTTCCCGTATCGGTTGGTAACGATCGATTTTGGTCTATCGCATTTCAGTGATAACAACGAGAACAAGGGTGTTGATCTGTATGTGCTTGAACGGGCAATTCTTAGCGCTCACAGCCAATTGCCCGACCTGTTCGGGATGATACTGGAAGCTTATCGGGTTCATAATACGAACAATTGCAAGGAAACGATCGCAAAGTATGAAGAGGTCCGTGCACGTGGCCGTAAGCGAACGATGGTGGGTTAA
- the LOC118513240 gene encoding dehydrogenase/reductase SDR family member 4: MLRTIAGSGTLTQAIRLTMDRNLCSSSSAGVAAKRLTGKVAVVTASTEGIGYAIAERLGQEGAKVVVSSRKQQNVDRAVNDLRSAGLEVSGIKCHVANATDRKALFDHAAQKFGGIDILVSNAAVNPEVGGVLECSESAWDKIFDVNVKCSYLLAKEAVPFLRERKGGSIVFISSIAGFQPFQLLGAYSVSKTALFGLTKAASQELATENIRVNCIAPGVVQTKFAGALQESDAAKEETLSRIPMGRIAQPKEISGVCAFLVSDDASYVTGETIVASGGMPSRL, translated from the exons ATGCTACGAACAATTGCTGGAAGCGGAACACTCACACAGGCCATCAGACTGACGATGGACCGTAACCtttgcagcagcagttcgGCCGGCGTTGCAGCTAAACGGCTCACCGGGAAGGTGGCCGTCGTAACGGCCTCTACGGAAGG AATTGGATATGCCATTGCCGAACGTTTGGGTCAGGAAGGGGCGAAGGTGGTGGTTAGTAGCCGCAAGCAGCAGAACGTCGATCGCGCCGTGAACGATCTGCGATCCGCCGGACTGGAGGTATCGGGGATTAAGTGTCACGTCGCGAATGCTACCGATCGGAAGGCGCTGTTTGATCATGCTGCCCAAAAGTTCGGTGGCATCGACATTCTCGTATCGAACGCAGCGGTCAATCCGGAGGTTGGTGGTGTGCTGGAGTGTAGCGAATCGGCCTGGGACAAGATTTTCGACGTGAATGTGAAATGTTCCTACCTGCTGGCGAAGGAAGCGGTACCGTTCCTGCGAGAGCGCAAGGGTGGCAGCATCGTATTCATTTCGTCCATCGCCGGGTTTCAACCGTTCCAACTGTTGGGTGCCTATTCCGTCAGCAAAACGGCACTGTTCGGGTTGACGAAGGCTGCCAGCCAGGAGCTGGCCACCGAGAACATTCGCGTGAACTGCATTGCGCCCGGGGTGGTGCAAACTAAGTTTGCCGGAGCG TTGCAAGAGTCCGATGCCGCCAAAGAAGAAACTCTTTCCCGGATTCCTATGGGCCGGATCGCTCAACCGAAGGAAATTTCCGGTGTCTGCGCATTCCTCGTGTCGGACGATGCAAGTTACGTTACCGGCGAAACGATTGTAGCATCCGGAGGCATGCCATCCAGGCTGTAA